In a single window of the Pseudochaenichthys georgianus chromosome 16, fPseGeo1.2, whole genome shotgun sequence genome:
- the LOC117461273 gene encoding CMRF35-like molecule 8 isoform X2, whose amino-acid sequence MFFIIIFTMINIFAYSCLLSALSFVEMKILNIRGCVGERVRFKCSDWNNVFGVKYNDKYFCRSPCIADKHVIIKAASGKTTQGNRMEIFNTGNNLYVTFTNLKKSDADTYYCGVKRNGLPDPWIKVVLKVTDAACYGPKRTPETVDTITTLPPAVSNSSTLPSNSSDNITDVSASNTTTTTTTPPATQEAGSKPYLIIGVILLITLPMVLLKFMSKKTMKQRKVVSTAVMPLEDAQEEAEYDEIRREEATDLDSLYANNSFLQDIGSAAARCETDSRGPCAESRDNVLYSVAQLPKDQMKPTGQSQPNQSESAEDDSFYDLAQVPQAP is encoded by the exons ATGTTCTTCATCATCATTTTCACCATGATAAACATCTTTGCCTACTCTTGTCTTCTTTCTG CTCTGAGTTTTGTGGAGATGAAGATTCTCAACATAAGAGGCTGTGTTGGGGAAAGAGTGAGGTTCAAATGCTCAGACTGGAACAATGTGTTTGGTGTAAAATATAATGATAAGTACTTTTGTAGAAGTCCATGCATCGCAGACAAACACGTCATCATCAAAGCAGCATCTGGAAAGACTACACAAGGAAACAGAATGGAAATATTTAACACAGGAAATAATTTATATGTGACCTTCACTAATCTGAAAAAGTCTGACGCTGACACATATTACTGTGGAGTGAAGAGGAATGGTCTTCCTGACCCATGGATAAAGGTGGTTCTTAAAGTTACAGATG CTGCGTGTTACGGTCCCAAGAGAACTCCAGAAACAGTGGACACAATTACAACTCTGCCACCAGCAGTGTCAAACAGCTCCACTCTGCCTTCAAACAGCTCAGATAATATCACCGATGTGTCTGCATCGAACACGACCACTACGACAACTACTCCACCAGCAACACAAGAAGCCG GGAGCAAACCATATTTGATCATCGGGGTCATTCTCTTAATAACCTTACCGATGGTGTTACTGAAGTttatgagcaagaagacgatgAAACAACGGA AAGTTGTTTCAACAGCTGTAATGCCACTGGAAGACGCACAGGAG GAAGCTGAATATGATGAAATCAGACGTGAAGAAGCGACTGACCTGGACAGCCTCTATGCTAATAATTCCTTCCTCCAAGATATCGGATCAGCAGCCGCTAGGTGTGAGACGGATTCAAGGGGGCCGTGTGCAGAGAGCAGAGACAACGTGCTGTATTCTGTTGCTCAGCTACCCAAAGACCAAATGAAACCCACTGGGCAATCACAGCCAAATCAATCTGAAAGTGCAGAAGATGACTCTTTCTACGACCTGGCTCAAGTACCCCAGGCACCCTGA
- the LOC117461273 gene encoding uncharacterized protein isoform X1, whose protein sequence is MFFIIIFTMINIFAYSCLLSALSFVEMKILNIRGCVGERVRFKCSDWNNVFGVKYNDKYFCRSPCIADKHVIIKAASGKTTQGNRMEIFNTGNNLYVTFTNLKKSDADTYYCGVKRNGLPDPWIKVVLKVTDAACYGPKRTPETVDTITTLPPAVSNSSTLPSNSSDNITDVSASNTTTTTTTPPATQEAGSKPYLIIGVILLITLPMVLLKFMSKKTMKQRKVVSTAVMPLEDAQEVRVGGQMVSVCFTTETFPCEAEYDEIRREEATDLDSLYANNSFLQDIGSAAARCETDSRGPCAESRDNVLYSVAQLPKDQMKPTGQSQPNQSESAEDDSFYDLAQVPQAP, encoded by the exons ATGTTCTTCATCATCATTTTCACCATGATAAACATCTTTGCCTACTCTTGTCTTCTTTCTG CTCTGAGTTTTGTGGAGATGAAGATTCTCAACATAAGAGGCTGTGTTGGGGAAAGAGTGAGGTTCAAATGCTCAGACTGGAACAATGTGTTTGGTGTAAAATATAATGATAAGTACTTTTGTAGAAGTCCATGCATCGCAGACAAACACGTCATCATCAAAGCAGCATCTGGAAAGACTACACAAGGAAACAGAATGGAAATATTTAACACAGGAAATAATTTATATGTGACCTTCACTAATCTGAAAAAGTCTGACGCTGACACATATTACTGTGGAGTGAAGAGGAATGGTCTTCCTGACCCATGGATAAAGGTGGTTCTTAAAGTTACAGATG CTGCGTGTTACGGTCCCAAGAGAACTCCAGAAACAGTGGACACAATTACAACTCTGCCACCAGCAGTGTCAAACAGCTCCACTCTGCCTTCAAACAGCTCAGATAATATCACCGATGTGTCTGCATCGAACACGACCACTACGACAACTACTCCACCAGCAACACAAGAAGCCG GGAGCAAACCATATTTGATCATCGGGGTCATTCTCTTAATAACCTTACCGATGGTGTTACTGAAGTttatgagcaagaagacgatgAAACAACGGA AAGTTGTTTCAACAGCTGTAATGCCACTGGAAGACGCACAGGAGGTGAGAGTTGGAGGGCAGATGGTTTCAGTTTGCTTCACGACAGAAACATTCCCCTGT GAAGCTGAATATGATGAAATCAGACGTGAAGAAGCGACTGACCTGGACAGCCTCTATGCTAATAATTCCTTCCTCCAAGATATCGGATCAGCAGCCGCTAGGTGTGAGACGGATTCAAGGGGGCCGTGTGCAGAGAGCAGAGACAACGTGCTGTATTCTGTTGCTCAGCTACCCAAAGACCAAATGAAACCCACTGGGCAATCACAGCCAAATCAATCTGAAAGTGCAGAAGATGACTCTTTCTACGACCTGGCTCAAGTACCCCAGGCACCCTGA